GTCGGAGCGGTTCCGCCTTCTTCGATACACTCGATCTCATCCTCGGTCATGCCCGCACGCTCGGCCAACTCCGCCACGGTCAGCCCAAGCGCACCACGCCGGTCATACAGCGCCTTACCAAAAGCCAACGCCTCGCGGATCATGATCCGTTCGGGATCCTCGGTCTGAGGTTCAGGTCGCACCCAGCGGGTGTGATAACCGGCCATCACACCTTCCTCTCATAGATCTCGGCCACCGGCCCGTGATGGTCGCGTTCACAGACCTTCTGCGCCTGGACCGCCCTGTCGATCTGCCGTTGATCGCGCTGCTTGGCCTTGCGGAAAACCGTGAGCAACACGAGCGTCCTACCCGGAGTACACCAGTACGTCACCCGAGCTGCAACATCACGGAGCCGAACCCGCAGTTCCCAGACCGGCCCTTCCAGATGGTCCGACCACGGACCGCCAAGCTCAGTCCCTTTTTCTGCCAGTAGACCAGCTACCTCGCCAACCCGCTTGAAGTCGCTGTCACTCAGGTTGTCGAGCCACTCACGGACCTCCGGCTCGATCTCAAAGCCATACGGCTTACGACCTGGCGAGGTGGTTTGGCAGCAAAAAGAGAAGCCCCTCGCCTGTTTTCGCAGGTGAGGGGCTTGTGGTGGGCACTACTGGGTTCGAACCAGTGACATCTCGCTTGTAAGG
Above is a genomic segment from Streptosporangium album containing:
- a CDS encoding helix-turn-helix domain-containing protein; this encodes MAGYHTRWVRPEPQTEDPERIMIREALAFGKALYDRRGALGLTVAELAERAGMTEDEIECIEEGGTAPTIALLRHLAAALNADVRLTSGHDLGSVWFEPHAA
- a CDS encoding type II toxin-antitoxin system RelE/ParE family toxin — its product is MRKQARGFSFCCQTTSPGRKPYGFEIEPEVREWLDNLSDSDFKRVGEVAGLLAEKGTELGGPWSDHLEGPVWELRVRLRDVAARVTYWCTPGRTLVLLTVFRKAKQRDQRQIDRAVQAQKVCERDHHGPVAEIYERKV